One window of Mediterraneibacter gnavus ATCC 29149 genomic DNA carries:
- a CDS encoding homoserine dehydrogenase, translated as MVNIAVMGYGTVGSGVIEVLQTNKERIDQRAGDEIHVKYILDLRDFPGDPIQEKIVHDFQVIAEDPSIQIVVEVMGGIEPAYTFVKKCLMAGKSVVTSNKALVAKHGAELLSIAREKNINFLFEASVGGGIPIIRPLNSSMTADEIEEITGILNGTTNYMLSKMFYEGADYEEVLKEAQEKGYAERNPEADVEGYDACRKIAILSSLISGQQVDFEDIYTEGITQITKEDMMYAKAMGMTIKLLACSRRDEDHIHAIVAPYLLSSSHPLYSVNDVFNAIFVHGNVLGDAMFYGSGAGKLPTASAVVSDIVDEVKHLNRNIMTMWDQDKVELLPISDTSKRFFVRIKGEPQAMKAHLESKFGPIEIVQVEPLEGEFGFLTEIMTEGHFEQCQKEFPSILHRIRVEG; from the coding sequence ATGGTAAATATAGCAGTTATGGGATATGGCACGGTGGGATCCGGAGTCATTGAAGTATTACAGACCAATAAGGAACGAATCGACCAGAGAGCCGGGGATGAGATCCATGTAAAATACATTCTGGATCTGAGAGATTTCCCGGGAGATCCGATTCAGGAAAAAATCGTACATGATTTTCAGGTGATCGCAGAAGATCCTTCCATTCAGATCGTAGTAGAGGTAATGGGCGGGATTGAACCCGCATATACTTTTGTGAAGAAGTGCCTGATGGCCGGAAAAAGCGTGGTGACCTCAAACAAAGCGCTGGTGGCAAAGCACGGTGCAGAGCTGCTTTCCATTGCAAGGGAGAAAAATATCAATTTTCTGTTTGAGGCCAGTGTCGGAGGCGGAATTCCGATCATCCGTCCGTTAAATTCTTCAATGACAGCAGATGAGATTGAAGAAATCACAGGGATTTTAAACGGAACGACCAATTATATGCTCAGTAAGATGTTTTATGAAGGAGCAGATTATGAGGAAGTTTTAAAAGAGGCGCAGGAAAAAGGGTATGCGGAACGAAATCCGGAAGCGGACGTGGAAGGATATGATGCATGCCGGAAGATTGCGATTCTTTCATCTTTGATTTCCGGACAGCAGGTGGATTTTGAAGATATTTATACAGAGGGGATCACGCAGATTACAAAAGAAGATATGATGTATGCAAAGGCAATGGGAATGACGATCAAGCTTCTTGCATGCAGCAGAAGGGATGAAGATCATATCCATGCCATCGTTGCTCCGTATCTGCTGAGCTCTTCGCATCCATTGTATAGCGTAAATGATGTCTTTAATGCGATTTTTGTACATGGCAATGTACTCGGAGATGCAATGTTTTACGGAAGCGGTGCAGGAAAGCTTCCGACAGCGAGTGCGGTTGTTTCTGATATTGTAGATGAAGTAAAGCATTTGAACCGGAATATTATGACGATGTGGGATCAGGATAAAGTGGAACTGCTTCCGATCTCGGATACGAGCAAGCGTTTCTTTGTGCGGATCAAGGGAGAACCACAGGCAATGAAAGCACATCTGGAAAGTAAATTCGGACCGATTGAGATTGTACAGGTGGAACCGTTGGAGGGAGAATTCGGATTTCTGACAGAAATTATGACAGAAGGACATTTTGAACAGTGCCAGAAAGAATTTCCGTCCATTCTCCACCGGATTAGAGTAGAAGGGTGA
- the lon gene encoding endopeptidase La: protein MPEMVVHFDVSREKSIAAIQEAMAGDQKIFLVAQKSIETDDPTQEDVYEVGTVGTIKQIMKLPKHIVRVLVSGETRGILKQLQQDTPYLRAEVEVIDESDLVIQDDLNGEAMARSLKDTFLDYAARNGKMSKEAVAEILEIKSLKKLVDEIAANTPFYYVDQQEILGKVDFWERYETLAFKLVNEVQIMDIKDELQQKVKERVDKHQKEYILREQLKLIREELGDDSTLSDAEEFEKAAKNLKAPKEVNEKLKKEISRFKSSLNSPAESGVIRTYIETLLEMPWDKAGKDNQDIKYAEEVLEADHYGLEQVKERILEFLAVRSLTKKGESPILCLVGPPGTGKTSIARSLAKALKKPYVRISLGGVRDEAEIRGHRKTYVGAMPGRIANGIRQAGVKNPLMLLDEIDKVSTDYKGDTFSALLEVLDSEQNYKFRDHYLEVPLDLSEVLFIATANSLQTIPRPLLDRMEVIEVTSYTENEKLHIATEHLIPKQLEKNGLKKEQLKISKNAVWKIASNYTKEAGVRQLEREIGNICRKAAKEILTTGKKSVTITEKNLFKYLGKEKFTYQMANAADEIGIVRGLAWTSVGGDTLQIEVNVMPGKGEIMLTGQLGDVMKESARTGISYIRSVSRDYQIADDFFEKHDIHVHIPEGAVPKDGPSAGITMATAMLSAITEQKVRADIAMTGEVTLRGRVLPIGGLKEKLLAAKNAGIKTVLVPKKNLADVEELSQEITKGLEILPVEHMEEVLKAAFVSEDQDKISGGE from the coding sequence ATGCCGGAAATGGTAGTACATTTTGATGTGAGCAGAGAAAAATCAATCGCAGCGATTCAGGAAGCCATGGCGGGAGACCAGAAGATTTTTCTTGTGGCACAAAAATCAATAGAAACAGACGACCCTACACAGGAAGATGTTTACGAGGTGGGAACTGTTGGAACGATCAAACAGATCATGAAGCTTCCAAAGCATATCGTCCGGGTACTTGTTTCAGGAGAAACAAGAGGAATCTTAAAACAGCTTCAGCAGGATACGCCGTATCTGCGGGCAGAGGTCGAGGTGATCGATGAGTCCGATCTTGTCATTCAGGATGATCTAAATGGAGAGGCAATGGCAAGGAGTCTTAAAGATACTTTTCTGGACTATGCCGCTCGCAACGGAAAAATGTCAAAAGAAGCAGTGGCAGAGATTTTGGAGATCAAAAGCCTGAAAAAGCTGGTGGATGAGATTGCTGCAAACACGCCTTTTTATTATGTTGATCAACAGGAAATCCTCGGAAAAGTGGATTTTTGGGAGAGATATGAGACATTGGCGTTTAAGCTGGTCAACGAAGTGCAGATCATGGATATCAAAGATGAACTGCAGCAAAAGGTGAAGGAACGTGTGGATAAGCATCAGAAAGAATACATTCTTCGGGAGCAGCTGAAGCTGATCCGGGAGGAGTTGGGGGATGATTCTACATTGTCCGATGCGGAAGAATTTGAAAAAGCAGCAAAGAATCTGAAAGCGCCAAAAGAAGTGAACGAAAAGCTGAAAAAAGAAATCAGCAGATTTAAAAGCTCACTGAACAGTCCGGCAGAAAGCGGTGTGATACGGACCTATATTGAAACATTGCTTGAGATGCCGTGGGATAAAGCCGGGAAGGACAATCAGGATATCAAATATGCAGAGGAAGTGCTGGAAGCAGATCATTATGGTCTGGAACAGGTCAAAGAACGAATTCTGGAATTTCTGGCAGTACGTTCTCTGACGAAAAAAGGGGAGAGCCCGATCCTGTGTCTGGTGGGACCGCCGGGAACAGGAAAAACATCGATCGCCAGATCTCTTGCAAAGGCACTGAAGAAGCCGTATGTAAGGATTTCACTTGGCGGAGTGCGGGATGAGGCAGAAATCCGGGGACACAGAAAAACATATGTAGGAGCAATGCCCGGACGCATCGCAAATGGAATTCGTCAGGCAGGTGTCAAGAATCCGTTGATGCTTCTGGATGAAATTGATAAAGTCAGCACAGACTATAAGGGAGATACGTTCTCTGCGCTTCTGGAAGTACTGGACAGTGAACAGAATTACAAATTCCGTGATCATTATCTGGAAGTTCCGCTGGATTTGTCGGAAGTGCTGTTTATTGCCACTGCAAATTCACTGCAGACGATTCCGCGTCCGCTTCTGGATCGTATGGAAGTGATCGAGGTGACCAGCTACACAGAGAATGAGAAGCTGCATATTGCGACAGAGCATTTGATCCCAAAACAGCTGGAGAAAAATGGTCTGAAGAAAGAACAGCTGAAAATAAGCAAAAATGCAGTCTGGAAGATTGCATCCAACTATACAAAAGAAGCGGGAGTACGTCAGCTGGAGAGAGAAATCGGCAATATTTGCAGAAAAGCAGCAAAAGAAATACTTACAACCGGGAAAAAGAGTGTTACAATTACAGAGAAGAATCTGTTCAAATATCTGGGAAAAGAGAAGTTTACGTATCAGATGGCAAATGCAGCGGATGAGATCGGGATTGTGCGTGGACTGGCATGGACAAGTGTGGGTGGGGATACCCTCCAGATCGAAGTGAATGTGATGCCTGGAAAAGGAGAGATCATGCTCACAGGTCAGCTTGGAGATGTGATGAAAGAATCGGCACGGACCGGGATCAGCTATATCCGTTCTGTCAGCAGAGATTATCAGATTGCGGATGACTTTTTTGAAAAACATGATATCCATGTACATATTCCGGAGGGTGCAGTGCCCAAAGACGGTCCGTCAGCCGGAATCACCATGGCAACTGCAATGCTTTCTGCGATCACAGAACAAAAGGTGCGTGCAGATATTGCCATGACAGGAGAAGTGACTCTGCGCGGACGTGTACTGCCGATTGGAGGATTAAAGGAAAAGCTTCTGGCTGCGAAAAATGCCGGGATAAAAACAGTTCTTGTTCCCAAAAAGAATCTGGCAGATGTAGAAGAGCTTTCTCAGGAAATCACAAAAGGACTCGAGATCCTGCCTGTAGAGCATATGGAGGAAGTGCTGAAGGCAGCATTTGTGTCAGAAGATCAGGATAAAATATCCGGAGGGGAGTAA
- the clpX gene encoding ATP-dependent Clp protease ATP-binding subunit ClpX has protein sequence MAGKASDDIVRCSFCNKPQSQVRKLIAGPNGAYICDECIEVCSEIIEEEFEYDDDRREFDDINLLTPEEIKAFLDEYVIGQDEAKKVLSVAVYNHYKRIMAGSDLGVDLQKSNILMLGPTGCGKTLLAQTLAKILNVPFAIADATALTEAGYVGEDVESILLKVIQAADGDIERAEHGIIYIDEIDKITRKSENPSITRDVSGEGVQQALLKIIEGTVASVPPQGGRKHPHQELIQIDTTNILFICGGAFEGIDKIIETRLDKKSIGFNAEIAKKHEEDVDVLLHQVLPQDLVKFGLIPELVGRVPVTVSLDLLDKEALIRILTEPKSSLVKQYQKLMELDGVKLEFDKAALDAIAETSLARKTGARGLRAIMEDIMMDTMFRVPSDDTIKGCMITKDVVEGKGQPLYECDGEERKSFLTSESA, from the coding sequence ATGGCAGGAAAAGCAAGTGATGATATAGTAAGATGCTCCTTCTGTAATAAGCCGCAGTCTCAGGTGAGAAAGCTGATCGCAGGGCCGAACGGCGCTTATATCTGTGATGAGTGTATCGAGGTCTGCTCGGAGATTATAGAAGAAGAGTTTGAATACGATGATGACAGAAGAGAATTTGATGATATCAATCTTTTGACACCAGAGGAGATCAAGGCATTCCTTGATGAATATGTAATCGGACAGGACGAGGCAAAGAAGGTTCTTTCTGTTGCTGTATACAATCATTACAAGCGGATCATGGCAGGTTCTGATCTGGGCGTGGATCTGCAGAAGAGTAATATTCTGATGCTTGGACCGACCGGATGCGGAAAGACTCTGCTTGCCCAGACCCTCGCAAAGATACTGAATGTTCCGTTTGCCATCGCAGATGCGACAGCTCTGACAGAGGCCGGATATGTGGGGGAAGATGTAGAAAGCATCCTCCTGAAAGTGATTCAGGCAGCAGATGGCGATATTGAACGTGCAGAGCATGGTATTATTTATATTGATGAGATTGACAAGATCACAAGAAAGTCTGAGAATCCTTCCATTACCAGAGATGTATCCGGAGAGGGAGTTCAACAGGCGCTTTTGAAGATCATTGAGGGAACCGTTGCATCTGTTCCGCCGCAGGGCGGAAGAAAGCATCCGCATCAGGAACTGATCCAGATAGACACGACCAATATTTTGTTTATCTGCGGCGGTGCATTTGAAGGGATTGATAAGATCATTGAGACCAGACTGGATAAGAAGTCGATCGGCTTTAATGCAGAGATAGCTAAGAAGCATGAGGAGGATGTAGATGTACTGCTGCATCAGGTGCTTCCGCAGGATCTGGTGAAGTTTGGTCTGATTCCGGAGCTGGTAGGACGAGTTCCTGTTACAGTATCTCTGGATCTTCTGGATAAAGAGGCTTTGATCCGGATTCTGACAGAACCGAAGAGCTCTCTTGTGAAGCAGTATCAGAAGCTGATGGAACTGGACGGCGTAAAGCTGGAGTTTGATAAAGCAGCTCTGGATGCGATCGCAGAGACCTCTCTTGCAAGGAAAACGGGAGCCAGAGGATTAAGAGCCATTATGGAAGATATTATGATGGATACAATGTTCCGTGTACCATCTGATGATACCATCAAAGGATGTATGATTACAAAAGATGTTGTGGAAGGAAAGGGTCAGCCATTGTATGAGTGCGATGGAGAAGAGCGAAAATCTTTTCTGACATCTGAAAGTGCATAG
- a CDS encoding cofactor-independent phosphoglycerate mutase, which produces MKYVVVLCDGMADEPLEELGGMTPLEKAHTPNLDRMAQISEIGMVQTVPDGMAPGSDTANLSVIGYDPKEYYTGRSPLEALSIGVDMAPTDVSFRCNLVTLSEEEERYEDKRILDHSSSEISTEDAAVLMETLMQEMRRGGYEFYTGTSYRHLLIHKFGSVVELTAPHDILTKRIGEYLPQDAVLREMMETSYRILSNHPLNLERKAKGLNPANSVWFWGAGTRPMLTSFEEKYHKKGAMISAVDLLKGIAVGAGLDNIIVEGANGGLHTNYTGKAEAAVDALAAQDYDFVYVHIEAPDEMGHQGSIPDKIKAIENIDQKIIGPIVGELEDLCMDFRMLVLPDHPTPICVRTHTGNPVPYLLYDSRKKAEGMPEYSERLGNKSPLFEKEGHRLLSRLFEMDNER; this is translated from the coding sequence ATGAAATATGTTGTTGTTTTATGTGACGGGATGGCAGATGAACCATTGGAAGAACTGGGCGGTATGACACCTCTGGAGAAGGCGCATACTCCAAATCTGGACCGCATGGCGCAGATTTCAGAGATTGGCATGGTGCAGACTGTTCCCGACGGGATGGCTCCGGGAAGTGATACGGCGAATCTTTCTGTGATCGGATATGATCCAAAGGAATATTATACCGGACGCTCCCCTTTGGAGGCGTTGAGTATCGGGGTGGATATGGCGCCAACCGATGTATCTTTTCGCTGTAATCTGGTGACCTTGTCCGAGGAAGAAGAGCGGTATGAGGATAAACGGATTCTGGATCACAGTTCCAGCGAGATCAGCACTGAGGATGCGGCTGTTCTGATGGAGACCCTGATGCAGGAAATGCGAAGAGGTGGGTATGAGTTTTATACAGGCACGAGTTACAGGCATTTGCTGATCCATAAATTCGGAAGTGTAGTCGAATTGACAGCGCCTCATGATATCCTGACAAAGCGGATTGGGGAGTATCTCCCTCAGGATGCGGTACTTCGGGAAATGATGGAGACCAGCTACCGGATCTTAAGCAATCATCCGCTGAATCTGGAGCGAAAGGCAAAAGGACTCAACCCTGCCAATTCCGTATGGTTCTGGGGGGCAGGTACCAGGCCGATGCTGACCTCTTTCGAGGAAAAATATCATAAAAAAGGAGCCATGATCTCAGCAGTGGATCTGTTGAAGGGGATTGCTGTAGGAGCAGGGCTTGACAATATTATCGTAGAAGGTGCAAACGGAGGACTTCATACGAACTATACAGGAAAAGCGGAGGCAGCAGTGGACGCGCTGGCGGCGCAGGATTATGATTTTGTATATGTACACATTGAAGCACCGGATGAGATGGGACATCAGGGAAGTATTCCGGATAAGATTAAGGCGATTGAAAATATCGATCAGAAGATCATCGGACCGATCGTTGGGGAACTGGAAGATCTTTGCATGGATTTCAGGATGTTAGTCCTTCCGGATCATCCGACGCCGATCTGTGTCCGCACACATACCGGTAATCCGGTTCCGTATCTTTTATATGATTCCAGAAAGAAAGCAGAAGGAATGCCGGAGTATTCAGAAAGACTGGGCAATAAGAGCCCATTGTTCGAGAAAGAAGGACACAGGCTGCTTTCCCGTCTTTTTGAGATGGACAATGAACGGTAA
- the clpP gene encoding ATP-dependent Clp endopeptidase proteolytic subunit ClpP produces the protein MSLVPYVIEQTSRGERSYDIYSRLLKERIIFLGEEVNDVSASVIVAQLLFLEADDPNKDIQLYINSPGGSVTAGLAIYDTMQYIKCDVSTVCIGMAASMGAFLLSGGAKGKRFALPNAEIMIHQPSGGAQGQATEISIAAEHILRTRQKLNEIMAANTGQPLETIKADTERDNFMSAEEAKAYGLIDEVIAKH, from the coding sequence ATGAGTTTAGTACCTTATGTTATTGAACAGACAAGCCGTGGAGAGCGCTCTTACGACATTTATTCAAGACTGTTAAAAGAAAGAATCATTTTTCTGGGAGAAGAGGTCAATGATGTATCTGCGAGTGTGATCGTAGCACAGCTTCTTTTCCTGGAAGCGGATGATCCGAATAAGGATATCCAGTTATATATCAACAGCCCGGGAGGTTCCGTGACAGCGGGACTGGCAATCTACGATACCATGCAGTACATCAAATGTGATGTTTCTACAGTCTGCATCGGTATGGCAGCAAGCATGGGGGCATTCCTTCTTTCCGGTGGAGCGAAGGGAAAACGTTTTGCGCTTCCAAACGCAGAGATTATGATTCATCAGCCATCCGGCGGAGCACAGGGACAGGCAACTGAGATTTCGATCGCAGCAGAGCACATCCTGAGAACCCGTCAGAAATTGAACGAGATTATGGCAGCAAACACAGGGCAGCCATTGGAGACGATCAAGGCTGATACAGAACGTGATAACTTCATGTCTGCAGAAGAAGCAAAAGCTTATGGATTAATAGATGAGGTAATTGCCAAACATTAA
- a CDS encoding aspartate kinase, giving the protein MLIVKKFGGSSVADKECIFRVAERCAEDYKNGHDVIVVLSAMGDTTDDLIAKAKEINLNPSKREMDMLLTTGEQISVSLMAMAFHKLGIPAVSLNAFQVKMHSTSTYGNARFKKVESERILHELGYRKIVIVTGFQGVNKYEDYATMGRGGSDTTAVAIAAALGADACEIYTDVDGVYTADPRIVPSARKLKEISYDEMQELASMGANVLHNRSVEMAKKYGVQLVVRSSMNREEGTVVKEVVKVEKLLISGVASDKNTARISVIGIEDKPGTAFKIFNTLAKKNINVDIILQSVGRDGTKDISFTVAEDDLQDTLAILEENKEALTIQEINSQESVAKISIVGAGMMSNPGVAAKMFEALTNARVNIHMISTSEVRITVLINESDVERAINAVHERFGLGE; this is encoded by the coding sequence ATGCTGATAGTAAAGAAGTTTGGCGGCAGTTCGGTCGCAGATAAAGAGTGTATTTTTCGTGTGGCAGAGCGCTGCGCGGAAGATTATAAAAACGGACACGATGTGATCGTGGTCCTTTCAGCGATGGGAGACACAACAGATGATCTGATCGCAAAAGCAAAAGAGATTAATCTGAATCCATCCAAGAGAGAGATGGATATGTTGTTGACAACAGGGGAACAGATTTCTGTGTCACTGATGGCGATGGCATTTCATAAGCTGGGAATCCCGGCAGTATCGCTGAATGCATTCCAGGTAAAGATGCACAGCACATCCACCTATGGAAATGCAAGATTCAAGAAGGTAGAATCTGAGAGAATCCTCCACGAACTGGGATACCGGAAGATCGTGATCGTCACTGGATTCCAGGGAGTGAACAAATATGAGGATTATGCGACAATGGGACGGGGCGGTTCAGATACCACGGCAGTTGCAATCGCAGCGGCTCTGGGCGCAGATGCGTGCGAGATTTATACGGATGTAGACGGTGTGTATACCGCAGATCCACGAATTGTTCCTTCTGCGAGAAAATTAAAAGAAATCAGTTATGATGAGATGCAGGAGCTGGCATCCATGGGGGCGAATGTCCTGCATAACCGTTCTGTGGAAATGGCGAAAAAATATGGAGTACAGCTGGTTGTACGTTCCAGCATGAACAGAGAAGAAGGTACGGTGGTCAAGGAGGTAGTAAAAGTGGAAAAATTGTTAATCAGCGGAGTTGCATCTGATAAAAATACAGCGAGAATTTCTGTCATCGGAATCGAAGACAAACCGGGAACAGCGTTCAAGATCTTCAATACACTTGCAAAGAAGAATATCAATGTGGACATCATTCTTCAGTCTGTAGGAAGAGACGGTACAAAAGATATTTCCTTTACAGTGGCAGAGGATGATCTTCAGGATACACTGGCGATCCTGGAAGAAAATAAAGAAGCGCTGACGATCCAGGAAATCAATTCTCAGGAGAGTGTAGCGAAGATCTCGATTGTCGGAGCAGGAATGATGAGTAATCCGGGTGTTGCTGCCAAGATGTTCGAGGCACTGACAAATGCCAGAGTCAACATCCATATGATTTCAACATCAGAAGTAAGAATCACGGTTCTGATCAATGAAAGCGATGTAGAACGTGCGATCAATGCAGTTCACGAGAGATTTGGACTGGGAGAATAA
- a CDS encoding DJ-1 family glyoxalase III: MKQIAVFLAEGFEEIEGLTVTDLLRRAGVTVTNVSVTGEKTVHGSHGIGVEADALFEEMEFEGMDMLVLPGGMPGTKHLKEHRDLCALLKEFYAKERYLAAICAAPTVFGELGFLEGRKACCYPGMESGLSHAETNEEPVNVDGHMITSRGLGTAIPFALKLIELLCGKEKAEEIGHGVVYY; the protein is encoded by the coding sequence ATGAAACAGATTGCGGTATTTCTCGCAGAAGGATTTGAAGAAATCGAAGGACTTACGGTTACGGATCTGCTGCGCAGGGCAGGTGTTACTGTGACGAACGTATCGGTCACAGGAGAAAAGACAGTACATGGCTCACACGGAATCGGTGTCGAGGCAGACGCCCTGTTTGAGGAGATGGAGTTTGAGGGAATGGATATGCTCGTACTGCCGGGTGGGATGCCGGGGACAAAGCATTTGAAAGAACACAGAGATTTGTGTGCGCTGCTCAAAGAATTTTATGCAAAAGAGCGTTATCTGGCAGCAATCTGTGCAGCGCCTACTGTATTTGGAGAACTGGGATTTCTGGAAGGAAGAAAAGCATGCTGTTATCCGGGCATGGAGTCAGGACTTTCTCACGCAGAGACAAATGAAGAGCCGGTAAATGTAGACGGGCATATGATCACAAGCCGGGGACTGGGAACCGCGATTCCATTCGCATTGAAGCTGATCGAGCTCCTGTGCGGAAAGGAAAAGGCAGAAGAAATCGGGCATGGAGTAGTTTATTATTAA
- a CDS encoding CYTH domain-containing protein yields MEIERKYLISSVPFALSSYPCRKIEQGYLSTAPVVRIRRDNNDYILTYKSKGMMIREEYNLPLTKESYEHLKEKIDGRLITKKRYVIPLKDSLFIELDIFSGDLAPLMLAEVEFPDKETANHFTPPKWFGEDVTFSSSYHNSTLSKL; encoded by the coding sequence ATGGAAATCGAGCGCAAATATCTGATTTCATCTGTCCCCTTTGCTCTTTCATCATATCCATGCCGCAAGATCGAACAGGGATATCTCTCCACTGCACCTGTGGTACGTATCCGCCGGGACAACAATGACTACATTCTGACTTACAAATCCAAAGGAATGATGATCCGGGAAGAATACAATCTTCCGCTGACAAAAGAATCCTATGAACATTTAAAAGAAAAAATCGACGGACGGCTCATCACGAAAAAAAGATATGTGATCCCTCTTAAGGATTCCCTCTTTATTGAGCTTGATATTTTTTCCGGAGACCTTGCGCCTCTGATGCTTGCGGAAGTAGAATTTCCTGATAAAGAGACTGCCAATCACTTTACTCCACCCAAATGGTTCGGCGAAGACGTTACCTTTTCTTCTTCCTATCATAACAGTACACTCAGCAAACTCTGA
- the tig gene encoding trigger factor: protein MSLQVEKLEHNMAKLTVEVAAEDVEKALQAAYLKQRKQINIPGFRKGKVPRQMIEKMYGPEVFYDEAANNMIPDAYAKAYDESELDIVSQPKIEVVQMEKGKPFIFTAEVATKPEVTLGDYKGLKVDKVSTRVTQKEVDEEIEKERERNARTIEVTDRAVQDKDEVTLDFEGFVDGVAFEGGKGEDYPLTIGSGSFIPGFEEQLIGAEIDKEVEVNVTFPKEYHSEELAGKDATFKCTVHTIKAKELPELDDEFASEVSECETMDAYRAEVKKNIKERKERTGKEKKENQAVDQAIENAQMDIPEAMIEFQVRQMADDFARRIQQQGLTVEQYFQFTGMTAEKMLEEMRPQAEKSIKTRLVLEAIVKAENIEVSDERVEEELTKMAEAYQMEVEKLKEFMGENEKKQIKEDLAVQEAITLLVNESVEG, encoded by the coding sequence ATGAGTTTACAGGTAGAAAAGTTAGAGCATAATATGGCGAAGCTTACAGTAGAAGTAGCCGCAGAAGATGTAGAGAAAGCACTGCAGGCAGCTTACTTAAAACAGCGCAAACAGATCAATATTCCGGGATTCCGTAAAGGGAAAGTTCCGCGTCAGATGATCGAAAAAATGTACGGACCGGAAGTATTCTATGATGAAGCAGCAAACAACATGATTCCGGACGCATATGCAAAAGCTTATGATGAAAGTGAACTGGACATCGTGTCTCAGCCGAAGATCGAGGTTGTACAGATGGAAAAAGGAAAACCGTTCATTTTCACAGCAGAAGTAGCTACAAAACCGGAAGTGACACTCGGAGATTACAAAGGACTGAAAGTAGATAAAGTATCTACAAGAGTGACACAGAAGGAAGTTGATGAAGAGATTGAAAAAGAGCGCGAGCGCAATGCAAGAACAATCGAAGTGACAGACCGCGCAGTTCAGGATAAAGATGAAGTAACATTAGATTTCGAAGGATTTGTAGACGGTGTTGCATTTGAAGGTGGAAAAGGAGAAGATTATCCGCTGACAATCGGTTCCGGATCATTCATTCCTGGATTTGAAGAGCAGCTGATCGGAGCTGAGATCGACAAAGAAGTAGAAGTGAATGTGACATTCCCGAAAGAGTATCACTCTGAAGAGCTTGCAGGAAAAGATGCTACATTTAAGTGTACAGTACACACAATCAAAGCAAAAGAACTTCCGGAGCTGGATGATGAATTTGCTTCTGAAGTTTCTGAATGTGAGACAATGGACGCATACAGAGCGGAAGTAAAGAAAAACATCAAAGAGCGCAAAGAGAGAACTGGAAAAGAAAAGAAAGAAAACCAGGCAGTAGATCAGGCAATCGAGAACGCACAGATGGATATTCCGGAAGCAATGATCGAGTTCCAGGTAAGACAAATGGCAGATGATTTTGCACGCCGTATTCAGCAGCAGGGTCTGACTGTAGAACAGTACTTCCAGTTTACAGGAATGACAGCAGAGAAGATGCTGGAAGAGATGAGACCACAGGCTGAAAAGAGCATCAAGACAAGACTGGTTCTGGAAGCGATCGTAAAAGCTGAGAACATCGAAGTTTCTGATGAGCGTGTAGAAGAAGAACTCACAAAAATGGCGGAAGCATACCAGATGGAAGTTGAAAAACTCAAAGAGTTTATGGGAGAGAACGAGAAGAAACAGATCAAAGAGGATCTTGCAGTTCAGGAAGCAATCACTCTGCTTGTAAACGAATCTGTAGAGGGATAA
- a CDS encoding helix-turn-helix domain-containing protein: MSNIQLVENLYRLRKAHHYTQQEISDLLNISRQAYSNYETSKRTPDLDSLMRLADIYGVSLDQLVNHPCTKDGLILEQKGPFTYAMEIDTADTLYLTREEVELIKGYRAMNPEDKLLLKKLL, encoded by the coding sequence ATGTCTAATATTCAGCTTGTTGAAAATTTATACCGTCTTCGTAAAGCACATCACTACACTCAGCAAGAGATCAGTGACTTGCTCAATATTTCCAGACAGGCTTATTCCAACTACGAAACCAGTAAACGGACACCGGATCTGGATTCTCTGATGCGTCTGGCTGATATCTATGGAGTATCTCTCGACCAGCTGGTCAATCATCCCTGTACAAAAGACGGACTGATCCTCGAACAGAAAGGTCCCTTTACGTATGCCATGGAGATCGACACTGCCGATACACTCTATCTTACGCGGGAAGAAGTCGAACTGATCAAGGGATACCGGGCCATGAATCCGGAAGATAAATTACTATTGAAAAAACTATTGTAA